In the genome of Thermoproteus tenax Kra 1, the window TAGGGGTGGGGCCAACGACTCTGGAAACCGAGGAGGAGTTCAGAAGGGTGGCTGAGGCGCTCTCCAGAATAAGAAGAAGGAGGAGCGACATCGTCGAAGAACTAAGAAAAGTGGACGAAGTATTGAACAGCGTGGGAGAGGACTACGATGGGCTTAGGGAGAGGCTCGAAAAGTATTCTTATGTCTACGATAGATTAAATAATATAATAAATAAAATAGATATTTTAAAGTATAATATTAGATTAAAAATAATAAATTTATTACGAGATGAACTATTAAAAAGTTTTAAGGAGTTATATCCGTATGAGGACATTGTCTCCATAGAGCTGAGGTCTGAAGAAAGGGGATATGAGATATACTGCAAGTTGGCCGACGGCAACACCGTGGGTCTCGCTAGATTGAGCGACGGCCAGAGACTGGCCGTTGCGCTATCTCTGGTGATCTCGATGCGCAAGCTGTTGGGTTTGGGGCTCGGCTTCCTTTTGCTAGACGATCCGTTGCCCTACGTTGATCCTAAGATAAGGTCGTCTCTGGCGAAGTTAATAGCTAAGCTCTCCAGGGAGTTCCAGGTCATTGTGACTACCCAGACTGAGGAGCTCGCAAACGAAATATCGGCAAATGGAGTGGATGTCAGTCTGATTAAGCTCACCAGAGGTACGACGAAGCCTGAAGTTAAAATAGAAAAAATATAATTTTTATAAAAGCGCATTTATTATATTAATTAATTTTAGTGCTAACTATTTAAATTATATATAAAATATTTTTATATATGTCTATAATTCATCGCTTCAATAGATATATATTCGCATACAATGCTCCTACTGATGCAGGCCGAGTGTGGAGTTTTCGTGGTGCCGGATCTGGGCGAGATCGGCGTATTTAGAGGGGAGTACTACGCTGTAGCTAGAGTAGAGCCTTATGGCCTAACATTTAATGATCAAGGAAAAACAGTAATATTATATGATCTTGTTAATTTATATGAAAATTTAATAAATTTTATATCAAAAGAACTAAATAACTGTAAAAATATTACTTTCGAAATAGACGCCAAAGAGGTCAAACTTGATTCTCCCTCCTCCCTCTTCATGCATTTCGACTACACTACCCTCCTCTATATACTAGCCCTGCGCTCGCGTCCATCCTTGATTCACGTGGTGGGAGGGAGAGGAGTACAACGGGGAGTTGTGCACGGCGAGGGCAAAATAATGGCGAGGGCCAGCATTATACCGCCTCGCTATGTGTCCAAAAGACCTCCGCCGTTCTTACTACCCCACTCTATAGAGAGGACGGACATAATAGCCCACAGAATATCTGGCGAACGCTATAAGACGGAGATAAAGATACGCGCAAAGGGCGCCTCTATCGTCAAAATAAGAGTGTTGGAGACGGAGAGCTTGTATAAAAATATAGTGGGAGGCCTCGTGTCCTACGCCCAGAATCTGAACTGGGTAGAGTACGTCTATCTGTAGGCGGCCTACAATAGTCCCCCTTTGCGGTGCCCGGCCTCCCCGGGAGGGCTCAGGGCCCGCCCGAGACCGCCTTTCGGCAACCTCGGGCGAGGGGCCTAGAAAAAGGCACGAGGGCATACTTCAGAGGCCCTTGAGGTCAGAGCTCCAGACCGTCGTCATAATCTCGGAGGGCTCACCATATCGCTCATCACCTGTTCTTGTTATGTAGGAGGTTAAAAACGCGTCTAAGCACAGCGGTGAGCTACGCCTTAGCTCTCTCCCACAGATAGTTGAAATAAGTCTTGGCCACCTCCAGTAGATACTTCTCGTTGCTGTGGACTCCCAAAAGTCCATCCCTATGCTTGACTACGAGCAACGCGGAATTTCCCAACACGCCGCCTCCGAACATATCGTCCAGAGCTCTCACTTCGACTCTGGGGGGCAGATCCATGAACTGGGCGATCCTCTTGGTTGCCAACACCTTTATCTCGATCCTTTTAGACTCCTCCACTATGGTCTCTACTATACCGGGGGATGCCAGCTCGGGGTACGGAACAGCTAAGTAGACGGCGACTTCACTGGACCTTATGATCTCTTGCACCAACTCGAATATCTTGTCCCCTCTTATCAATGCGATGAAGGTCGTAGAAGCTGCCCCATGCTTTGCCTCATAGAGCGTCTGAAGCACGTCCATGAATTCCTTCACGGACTTGAGCAACGCGGAGGTAAGAGATACCAAGCTCCGATACAGCTCGGCCGGCGGCCTCGCAGAAAACTTGGCCGGCCTTCCCTCCAGCTTCTCCACGAACCCGAGCTTAGATAGGGCTTGTAGCCTCTCATAGACCTTGGTGTAGGGGACTCCGGCCTTCTCCGCTATCTCTCTGGCCGTGAGGGGGCCTTGCTCGACCAACAGTGCGTATATGGACAAGTCCTTTTCATCGAGCCCCAAGGCCCGCAGGAGATGTGCGATCTGATTCACGATTTTAACGAACTTTGGTTAAAAAATTTTTAAGGTGATACCACCGACACGGCATGAGCAAACAGGTGCTGGAGCTCGCTAAGCCGACGCGCCTAGTCGACCTAAGTAGGTTTAACCTACCCCAAAGGTATAAGTCCACTCTGTTAAACGAGTCTTGGCAAAACACCGTCAAGAGGCAGTTCGCACTCCCTGAGCACGTGAGGGTCGTCAAGACCTCGCTGTCTGTGTGTCCAGTATGCAACAGGCGTATACCGATGGTCGTGTACGAGGAAAATGGAGCCATATGGCTGAAGAAGGTCTGTCCTGAACATGGACCTTTCGAGGACTTGTACTGGGGCGATGCTGAGATGTACTACTACTTCCTACAGTGGGATACACCAGAGTATATAGCCAAAGGTCTGGCCAATCCGTACACCGATCTTCAGTTCTATCAGGAGGCCGGCTCATGCCCCATGGGTTGCGGGCTGTGCCCCGTGCATAAGTCCGACACAGTCCTCGCGATAATCGATGTGACCAACAGGTGCAACATGGCTTGTCCCGTATGCTTCGCCAACGCTGGAGCCGCCGGATACGTCTACGAGCCGACGCTGGAGCAGATCGAGTATATGTTAAGAACTCTAAGGGCCCAGAGGCCATGGCCGCCGAATGCGCTACAGCTCAGCGGAGGCGAGCCAACGCTTAGAGACGATCTGCCTGAAATAGTCAGAATGGCCAAGAAGCTGGGCTTTACGCACATCGAGGTCAACACAAACGGCATAAGGCTCGCCAACGAGCCTGACTACTACAGGGCGCTTCTCGACGCCGGTCTCTCCACGCTGTATCTGCAGTTTGATACAATAGATGAGAACAACGAAGGAGTCGTCAGACACAGACTCTATAACCCTAAGGCCTACGCTGCAGTCAAACGCAAAGTCATTGAGAACGCCAGGATGCTCGGCCATAGATCCATCGTGCCCGTCGTGACGTTGGCGAAGGGCTATAACGATAGGGACCTCGGCAAGATCATAGACTTCGCGATACAGAATAGAGACGTCATACGGTGGGTCAATATACAGCCCGTGTCCTTCGCCGGTAGGGCCAGGTTGTACAGCAAAGAGGAGCTCAGGAAGCTAAGGATCACGATACCGGACACCTTGATCGAGATAGAGAGACAGACCAATGGGCTTATAAGCAGATGGGATTGGAGGCCCACGAACTGGCCCGTGGCCGTGGCCAAGATGGTGGAGGCCCTCACTGATGCACCGAAGCCTCTATTCTCTATGAATCCTGTCTGCGGCGCTGCGACTTTCGTTTACTACGATGAAGATGAAAAGAGACTCTACCCTATAACTAAACTAGTCGATGTAGACTCGTTCGAGAGGATAGCTTGGGACGTCTACAGAACCGCTAAACGCGGCAGAACTGTATGGAAGGCTATAGCGGCGACCAAGGCAATGAAGCTGCTACGCACTGTTAAACATAGGAAGATACGGGGGCTTATACAAGACTTTCTGGTGAAGAAGGACTACGAGAGCTTAGGTCAATTCTTCTTCAACATAGTCGGCCTCGGCATAATGCACTTTATGGACGTAATGAACTTCGACGTCGAGAGAATACAGAGGTGCGACATACACTACGCAACGCCTGACGGCCGCGTGATACCCTTCTGTACTTACAACAACTTCCACAGAGAGAGAGTAGAGCAGTCCTTCAGGATAGATCCGAAGATGTGGACTAAGATAACGGGGGTCTCGCTCACAGGCTGGAAGAGGGGGGCCCGCGTCCTTTAATCCAATCGTCTTTTGATAAAGCCCTTGCCCACGCCTAAGTACAGACCTACAGCCACGGCGCTCGCCAAGATCGGCAGATATATATATGCGCTCAGATCTGAGCCACCGGGCTTTTCTACGCCCAAATTGGTGGGCAGAGTGATGTTCCAGAGCCTCACGGCGATCGGCAACTGTAATACAAACTGATATTCTACTCTTCCAGCATTATATATTCTTCTATAAGTTTTTACAATAGATATATAATAATAATCTCTATTAATATTATTAGTAATATTGTAGAGATAATTTTCTACCAACGAGTTCGCAAGGCCCAGATAAAAGAGCTCGCCTTTGAGGGATTTTGACAGTGCATCTATCTGGTAGCTCGCGGCTACTAGCTCCTGGGACGCTGTCTGTAAATATTGAACGCCTGAGCCCAGAGGTCTCTCCAGCGCGCTCACTTGGCCTGCGACGTCTGTAAGGTTCCGTGATGCCGATACTAGAGACCGCGAGATATTGAGTATTACAGGCGGCATCTCTTGCTCTAACGCAGTCGCGTTCCCCCGGGTGCTTGCGGCGGTCTGGTTCAAGATACCTTGAACTTGTGAGAGCTGGGCCCCCACAGCCACCAAGGCGTCACGCGTGTTAGACACGATGGCTATCATAGCTGCCACTGACTGTTCAGCTGAATTTACTGCTGATATGAGTGAGTCTACCGTCGAGATGGCGCTGTTCAGCTGATCGATCAAGGCGCTTGTGGCATTCTCTATATATGTATTATTTGATCTAATTTTACTTAATTTATTTTTTATATTTATTAAATTTTCCTTTGATTTATATAATGATTGTTCAATATTATTTAGAGAATAATATATTGTATATAAATTGTTTTCTATCCCGTTGAGAGAGTTCACCGTCGCTCCAACGGACTTTTCGTAGGCGCTAATAGCGATAGCTTGGGCCTCCAAAGCGCTGGAGAGAGTCGTCAAATAGGCGTACTCGTATTGGACTAGGAGAAGGCTTCTGTTGAGGGCGATGGCCGCGGCGAGAAGCGACGATGATAGAGACATCAGCTGCGAGTTGACCGCCGCAATTGCATAGCGAGATGCGTTTAACCCCATAGCGCCCTCTCTGAATGCGACCGAGCTCAAGTTTAATATTCTCCTCAATTCGTCTAAGTTATTTGTCAAGTTATAGACAGCCGATGAAATTAAATTGGTAGCATATGATAAATTATATAAATAGTTATATGTTTTATTTAAATAATTTATAGTATAATTAGTTTGAGAAAGATAGCCATCTAGGTCTACATCTGAGATTATCTCTACTGGCGGGAGGCTCACTGCGCCGAAACTGCCGAAGGACTCTATCCTGTACGTCAGAGTGAAGTTATAGCTATACCCGACGAGAAACGTCCACTGATACACAGCGGACCCCCCTAGGGACTGGACGCCCGAGGGGGGTCTACTGCTGAATATATCCACGCCTGATGCCCTCTGCACTAGGACTGTCACAGGTACTGCAAACGGCATAAAATTCTTTATTGTTATATTGACCTCTACCAGCGATCCGTTTCTAGATACCAGCTGCTGTCCGCTCAGCGTTGCATTGACGTAGCTTACTGTGTACATAATTAAAAGTGGTGGCGGATAGCTGCCGTTGGCAGCCACGTACACCATCTTTGCGCTGTACGGCGGAATTGTATATCCTTGGAAGATCAGCGGCCTCGAGGAGTTATTGACTACGAAATATGCGTATTGATACGATGTGGACGAGGTTCCGCTGTAGGATGCCGTTGTCGAGATTATGAGAGTCGGACTCCCTAAAGATAGGGCGACCAAGAGGAGCAGTCCGATTATTGTTCTCTCCACGTAGAGTCTATTGCTTTTATCTTTTCATAAATCTCTTTTGCCCTCTCTATATCCAGCTTGATCTCCCTCCTCGGCATCTCTCCGTCGATCACCAACCCGCCCCTCACTGTATATACTTTGTCGGCTATGGCGGCCACGTCGGGGTCATGTGTGGCCATAACCACTGTGGTGCCCCAAACTTTGTTCAACGCCAAGATCAAGCTTAAGATGGCCGATGCATTCTCCAGATCTATGTTCGAGGTCGGCTCATCCAATATGAGCAGCTCCGGGCTGTTTGCCAACGCGCGCGCGAGAGCGGCGCGTTGTTGCATGCCCCCAGATAGCTGAACGGGGTATTTGTGAAGAGAGTCCTCAAGGCCCACGAGCTTGAGCAACAGCCTCGCCTTTATCTTGGCCAGATCTCTCGGCACACCGGCCGCCAACATAGGCAACTCCACGTTTTGTTGAGCAGTGAGATACGGCACTAGGTTATACGACTGAAAAAGATAGCCTATATTGAGCAGGCGGAACCTCTCGAGCTCCCGCTCGCCCAACGTCGCCACGTCGCGGCCCAAAACGATTGCCCTCCCTCTGGTGGGTCTGTCAAGAGACGATATTATGTTCAATAACGTCGTCTTGCCCGATCCAGAGGGGCCCATGAAGGCGGTGATAGTGGACTTGGGTATCTTCAGTGTGACCCCCTTCAGCGCGTGAACTTCGCCGGCAGGCGTCTTATATATCTTGTGGACGTCCTCCAGATCTATAGCTATCATCTCAATATCTCGAGCGGCCTGAGCGTTATAGCTCTGTATACGGGCACAAGGGCCCCTCCTATTGCGACCGACAGAGAAAGGGCTATCCCCAAGGCATAAAACTGAGGAACAAAGGGTATAGGTACGTCGAAGAAGTAGCCGGCTCCAACTAGGGCGTCCTTTATGCCCATCGCGCCGAGATAGCCGGCGAGTCCGCCCAGAGTTCCCCCTGTGAGTCCGACAATAAACACCTCTAGTAGTAGCGTCAGAGCTATGTCGCGGCCGGCGATCCCAGTGGCCTTCAGCAACGCTATTTCTCCCACGCGCTCTCTAACAGTTATAGACATCACGGCGAAAGTGGTGAGGGCGCCGGCCATGTAGGCTATGGCCTCTATTATCGTGAAGAATATGTTCAACATGGAGAACACCCTGTTTACTGTAGACAAGGCGCTCTGCTGCGTGTAGACTTCCGCCCGAGGAAATTCTCTCTTCAGCGCTTGTGCGAAGGGCTGTATATACGTCTTGTCCTTCAAAGTTATGAAGACCATGTTGTAGAACTGGCCAACGCCTAGCTCTTGTTGTAGCCAGTCTAGGGGCACGACCACTAGGTTGAGGCTCATGGGCCCTATGAACCCTTTGAGCAGATTTGTCATGACGCCGACGACCGATATCTTGACCGCAGTCGGCGGAGCTATCGTGCTTTCGTAGACGTAGAGCGTTACAACTTCTCCGACCTTCGCCCCCAGCGTTGACTCGACGACCGCCTCTCCGCCGCCGCTGGGGAGCCTCCCCTCAACGAGCTCTACGTCAAAATAGCTTATATCGCTGAGGGGGACGCCGAGGATTGTGACCGTCTTATTCCCCAACGTGCCTGTGAGCATGAGCACGGGCTCAGCGCTTTCAACATATGGGGACGCTCTGAGCGCGTCCACAAAGGCCCTCGGTATATCTATCGAGTTCGAATATATGAGTATGTCCGCGGGGAATATCTGGTAGAGCTGGTTTTGGACGTAGATCTTCGCCCCAAGGCTGATGGTGCTGAGCCCCACCATAAGAGCTGCGCCGATAGCTATGACAAGCGCCACGAGGAGGTATCTTGCTCTCCTCGATCTCAAGTCGCTTAAGGCCAACATAATGACGTGGGAAACTGCCACATGGCTTATTTGCATATTAAAAATTGAGCACGTGAGCCGGGCCCTCCCGGTCGTGTTGGCGTTGTGGTTGGCCGTCTATATATTCCTGGCGAGCCAATCGGCTAGAGTCTTCGGAATCCTTGTGTACTCGGAGTCGAAACTGATGCCAAACAACGTTGAGCCCGCAATTGTGGACAAAATAATTGGTGCGAACCAGACCTCGAACAATGGGACCTTCTTCGTCTTAGTGTACGGCCCCGATCTCACGACGAGGCTGTCCCGCCTCGATAGACTTCTCAACGACGAGGGCTTCACCGTGATATCCCCATATTCGATTCAAGAACGAGCCCAACAGATTTATCTGAGTTATATTAATGATACTATAAATAATATTACTATTAATTTCTTTAAAAATCTTAATTATATTTATAGTACTATATACAATGAATGTATTGGGCTAGATGAACTCGTGAGAGCGTACAGAGAGGCCGAGAGAAATGCCACGCTCCTACTCTATGCTACCTACGGCGCAGTCGCGTTGAATATCTCCACGCCTAGAACTGAGGAGTTCCTAAGCTACTATAGGAACTTCTCTGCGCTTTATGGACCGGACGAGGCTGTCCTTCTAGCTGCCGATAAGGCATACGGGAACGTGAGTTGGCTGTTGCAGAATATAACGTGGATGAATTGGGCGACTCAAAACGCTGTGAACCTAGTGGCGAGGAGGCTGTTGAGCCTCAAGCTCAACGCGTCTCTGATAGAGTTGGCTGAGAACGTCTCGGCCGTCGGCGTTGAGAAATACCTTTACTTCAAGCTCAGCTCTGAGCTACCTCCTCCATTGAGGCAGTATCTACCTTACGTTCTGTGTCAGAACAATACGGCGGAGGCCGCCGAGATTTTCCGACGGGAGCTGTTCAGAGACATTACCGCTCGTCATCCTCCTCCCACTATGTACACTATAAGAGAGGCGAGGGAGCTGTTATACGGCGATAGATATGCGCTTGTTATAGCAGAGGGCACTTCGGCGCCACGCCTCAACCTCACGTGGGCTGTGCCCGTCTCAACAGACATCTTGATGTCGCAGTTCACCGAAACTGTGACGTCGGAAGTGCCCGAGATAGATAAGACTACGTCCCTAGCGATGCTCGCAGTGCTTCTGTTTGTCTTGGGCTCTGTGGCAGCCCCGTTGATCATCCTCGCCGAAGTGGGGCTCACCTATCTGGCCGTGTTAGGCCTTATATACCTCACGTCGCGCCTACTGCCGCCCTATTATCTCTCAGTGTATATCGCTGCTCCTGTCATCTTTGCGTTAGGCGTTGATTATAACCTTCTCATTTTGGGGCGATATGCCGAGGAGCGTAACAAGGGGATCAGCAAAGACGAGGCGATCAAGACCACGCTGCGTTTTGCGAGACGCGCTATATTGACCAGCGGCATAGTAGCCGGCTTAGCCCTGGGAAGTTTTGGGTTCTCCTATCTGCCCTTCATGCAATCGATAGGTCTAACCCTAGCGGCCTCAGTTGCGTTGGTGTTAATAACGGCTTTCGCGGCTACCCCCTCTATCCTGTATACTCTGGGAGATCGAGTCTTCTGGCCCAGAGGAATAGAAAATATAAGGCTCCATGAGGGGAGGTCCAAGCTCTTGGCCAGATCCGTGGATCTGGCGCTGAGAAGGCCCAGGTCGCTTGTGGTACTCTTTCTATTGATTTCAATACTCCTCGCCCTTTTCGTGGCTACACATATGAGAATTACGACGAACCCTATATCGGCCATGCCTGAGACGCAGAGCAAGAGAGCGCTCCTCCTCCTACAGACTTACTTCAGGAATGTGACAGCTCTATCAACTACATATTTAGTTTTCGATAAGAGACCAAATAATCAAACGCTAATATATATTAAAAATTTACCATATTTTGTTAATTATACTATTTATCAAAAAGGAAAATATTATATAATGGACTTAGAGCTGTCGGTGACCAGCACTTCGGACGAGCTGCTAAGCGCATACAACTATCTATCGAGACTGAGGAGTGATGGCTTGCTCTACATCGGCGGCGATGCGGGCTGGAAACATGTATATTACAAGTACATTTACCTTTATTTCTGGAATATACAAATATACATAATTTTGGCCACCGTCACTGTTGCCCTTATGTTGGCGCTACGGAGCGTGCTCACGCCGTTAAGGTTGGTGGCCACAGTCCTCATGTCGGCTGTGTGGGGCATGGCTCTCAACGTGGCCTTGTTCCAGCTGGCCATAGGCCAGCTCACCTACTGGCTACAGCCGGTCGTGCTAATGAGTCTGCTAATAGCGGTGGGCACGGACTACGATGTATTTATTATATCACGAATCAAGGAGGAGGTAGAAAAAGGCAAAGACGATAAGAGCGCGATAAAGGCCGCCATAGTGTCCACAGGGCCTATAGTCACCGGCGCCGCGCTCATATTGGCGTTGGCCTTCCTCTCGATAGTGCAATCGCAGCTGACAGTGCTTGAGCAAATAGGGGCCACCGTGGCCTTCTCCGCTATTTTCGACGCATTCATAGTGAGGCCGCTCCTCGTGCCGGCCATTATGAGCTTATTGTCTAAATACAACTGGTGGCCATCGAAACAATGACCCTCAAGGCGCTACTGCTCGACTTCTTCGGCACGTTGGCCAGAGTGAGAGATGAGGAGGCGTACCTAGAGGATGTGTCGAGAGGTCTCGCCAGAGCTCTAGGAGTAGATGGGGAAAAGGCGTTGAAGTACTTCTTGGAGGCGAGGAGACTGGCGAACGCCATAAGAGAGGCCTCGAACGCCGAAATACCCGTCGACGGTCAAGCGGCCCTCATAGCCGCTCTAGCGGGCGGCCGTCCGGACGAGGTACGAAAAGTCCTAGTGGAGAGCATGCTAAAACATCTCGAGCCCGTGGAGCATGCGCCTGAGTTCCTCCACTGGGCCAAAGGGAGGTTCAAACTGGCGATAGTGTCGAACACGACTTGTAGATGCTACATAGAGGAAGTGCTCAAGAAAGTCGGCGGAGCTGTAGATGTGATCGTCACCTCGGATGTAGTAAGATACAGAA includes:
- a CDS encoding TrmB family transcriptional regulator, which produces MNQIAHLLRALGLDEKDLSIYALLVEQGPLTAREIAEKAGVPYTKVYERLQALSKLGFVEKLEGRPAKFSARPPAELYRSLVSLTSALLKSVKEFMDVLQTLYEAKHGAASTTFIALIRGDKIFELVQEIIRSSEVAVYLAVPYPELASPGIVETIVEESKRIEIKVLATKRIAQFMDLPPRVEVRALDDMFGGGVLGNSALLVVKHRDGLLGVHSNEKYLLEVAKTYFNYLWERAKA
- the tes gene encoding tetraether lipid synthase Tes, which produces MSKQVLELAKPTRLVDLSRFNLPQRYKSTLLNESWQNTVKRQFALPEHVRVVKTSLSVCPVCNRRIPMVVYEENGAIWLKKVCPEHGPFEDLYWGDAEMYYYFLQWDTPEYIAKGLANPYTDLQFYQEAGSCPMGCGLCPVHKSDTVLAIIDVTNRCNMACPVCFANAGAAGYVYEPTLEQIEYMLRTLRAQRPWPPNALQLSGGEPTLRDDLPEIVRMAKKLGFTHIEVNTNGIRLANEPDYYRALLDAGLSTLYLQFDTIDENNEGVVRHRLYNPKAYAAVKRKVIENARMLGHRSIVPVVTLAKGYNDRDLGKIIDFAIQNRDVIRWVNIQPVSFAGRARLYSKEELRKLRITIPDTLIEIERQTNGLISRWDWRPTNWPVAVAKMVEALTDAPKPLFSMNPVCGAATFVYYDEDEKRLYPITKLVDVDSFERIAWDVYRTAKRGRTVWKAIAATKAMKLLRTVKHRKIRGLIQDFLVKKDYESLGQFFFNIVGLGIMHFMDVMNFDVERIQRCDIHYATPDGRVIPFCTYNNFHRERVEQSFRIDPKMWTKITGVSLTGWKRGARVL
- a CDS encoding ABC transporter ATP-binding protein: MIAIDLEDVHKIYKTPAGEVHALKGVTLKIPKSTITAFMGPSGSGKTTLLNIISSLDRPTRGRAIVLGRDVATLGERELERFRLLNIGYLFQSYNLVPYLTAQQNVELPMLAAGVPRDLAKIKARLLLKLVGLEDSLHKYPVQLSGGMQQRAALARALANSPELLILDEPTSNIDLENASAILSLILALNKVWGTTVVMATHDPDVAAIADKVYTVRGGLVIDGEMPRREIKLDIERAKEIYEKIKAIDSTWREQ
- a CDS encoding ABC transporter permease, giving the protein MAVSHVIMLALSDLRSRRARYLLVALVIAIGAALMVGLSTISLGAKIYVQNQLYQIFPADILIYSNSIDIPRAFVDALRASPYVESAEPVLMLTGTLGNKTVTILGVPLSDISYFDVELVEGRLPSGGGEAVVESTLGAKVGEVVTLYVYESTIAPPTAVKISVVGVMTNLLKGFIGPMSLNLVVVPLDWLQQELGVGQFYNMVFITLKDKTYIQPFAQALKREFPRAEVYTQQSALSTVNRVFSMLNIFFTIIEAIAYMAGALTTFAVMSITVRERVGEIALLKATGIAGRDIALTLLLEVFIVGLTGGTLGGLAGYLGAMGIKDALVGAGYFFDVPIPFVPQFYALGIALSLSVAIGGALVPVYRAITLRPLEILR
- a CDS encoding MMPL family transporter, whose protein sequence is MSRALPVVLALWLAVYIFLASQSARVFGILVYSESKLMPNNVEPAIVDKIIGANQTSNNGTFFVLVYGPDLTTRLSRLDRLLNDEGFTVISPYSIQERAQQIYLSYINDTINNITINFFKNLNYIYSTIYNECIGLDELVRAYREAERNATLLLYATYGAVALNISTPRTEEFLSYYRNFSALYGPDEAVLLAADKAYGNVSWLLQNITWMNWATQNAVNLVARRLLSLKLNASLIELAENVSAVGVEKYLYFKLSSELPPPLRQYLPYVLCQNNTAEAAEIFRRELFRDITARHPPPTMYTIREARELLYGDRYALVIAEGTSAPRLNLTWAVPVSTDILMSQFTETVTSEVPEIDKTTSLAMLAVLLFVLGSVAAPLIILAEVGLTYLAVLGLIYLTSRLLPPYYLSVYIAAPVIFALGVDYNLLILGRYAEERNKGISKDEAIKTTLRFARRAILTSGIVAGLALGSFGFSYLPFMQSIGLTLAASVALVLITAFAATPSILYTLGDRVFWPRGIENIRLHEGRSKLLARSVDLALRRPRSLVVLFLLISILLALFVATHMRITTNPISAMPETQSKRALLLLQTYFRNVTALSTTYLVFDKRPNNQTLIYIKNLPYFVNYTIYQKGKYYIMDLELSVTSTSDELLSAYNYLSRLRSDGLLYIGGDAGWKHVYYKYIYLYFWNIQIYIILATVTVALMLALRSVLTPLRLVATVLMSAVWGMALNVALFQLAIGQLTYWLQPVVLMSLLIAVGTDYDVFIISRIKEEVEKGKDDKSAIKAAIVSTGPIVTGAALILALAFLSIVQSQLTVLEQIGATVAFSAIFDAFIVRPLLVPAIMSLLSKYNWWPSKQ
- a CDS encoding HAD family hydrolase, encoding MAIETMTLKALLLDFFGTLARVRDEEAYLEDVSRGLARALGVDGEKALKYFLEARRLANAIREASNAEIPVDGQAALIAALAGGRPDEVRKVLVESMLKHLEPVEHAPEFLHWAKGRFKLAIVSNTTCRCYIEEVLKKVGGAVDVIVTSDVVRYRKPHRLIFKIALRRLGVAPSETIMVGDDDVDLGARALGILTVIVGGRVAGDLNFRDLEELRRWLEERAEP